Proteins encoded within one genomic window of Anopheles gambiae chromosome 3, idAnoGambNW_F1_1, whole genome shotgun sequence:
- the LOC1280102 gene encoding uncharacterized protein LOC1280102, translated as MKHTIILISTLFLVAITVSSDPIESACKQFNRQISIYRPQGVVVNQRVRRNLVGLEMEVYINQEERSNPMCDLCANATMSGRRRKLLQINKPHVLVLPGDNFQYTVTKRYRNGPPAQLSCKFRVSGDRMIHSHPAVRHCPENAPRSNVVREINYAAEKRLLEDTINELLTACEAAGTTKMLILLGNYQDIESEKALKRYVIGRLESLLPSVEWDGTVENVYRSNGRFVFEVKTTLMKLKILHLVRGAEAAASIVDYDKQARSTYDRDDYFDEDYDEHESTTGVVEVMF; from the exons ATGAAACATACAATCATTCTCATCAGCACGCTGTTTCTAGTAGCGATAACTGTATCAAGTGATCCGATTGAATCAGCATGCAAACAGTTCAACCGACAGATAAGTATCTATCGTCCCCAAGGAGTGGTGGTAAATCAACGCGTCAGAAGAAATTTAGTTGGCCTCGAGATGGAGGTGTACATTAATCAAGAGGAACGATCAAACCCGATGTGTGACCTTTGCGCCAATGCTACGATGTCGGGTCGACGAAGAAAGCTGCTGCAGATTAACAAGCCACATGTGCTGGTGCTTCCGGGCGATAACTTTCAGTACACGGTTACCAAACGCTACCGTAATGGGCCTCCGGCCCAATTGAGCTGTAAATTTAGAGTTAGTG GTGATCGGATGATACATTCGCATCCAGCAGTACGCCATTGTCCAGAGAATGCTCCGCGGAGCAATGTAGTCCGTGAAATCAATTATGCCGCTGAAAAGCGTTTACTAGAGGACACAATTAACGAACTGCTAACAGCCTGTGAGGCTGCTGGAACAACCAAAATGCTCATCCTGCTCGGTAACTACCAGGACATTGAGTCGGAAAAGGCTCTGAAACGTTATGTGATAGGTCGGCTAGAATCTCTGCTTCCCTCGGTCGAATGGGACGGTACGGTAGAGAACGTGTACCGCTCAAATGGACGGTTCGTTTTTGAAGTTAAAACGACACTGATGAAGCTGAAAATACTTCACCTCGTACGAGGTGCTGAGGCAGCCGCAAGCATCGTGGATTATGACAAACAGGCCCGTTCGACATACGATCGTGACGACTATTTTGATGAGGATTACGACGAGCATGAGAGTACGACGGGCGTAGTTGAAGTGATGTTTTAA
- the LOC1280103 gene encoding uncharacterized protein LOC1280103, which produces MAGVNRKHHLLATIALLWLVAASCLLESVDARKSRGSSKRSSRRPKGVNIEIYHPKGVMVWYPYRAGMELFGIEIFINKANQPSSSGDSSEEESTPPVCDICLNTTEVSYGKFILRSEDAVIRSRDHVYYNAIVKKTSGKAYVSRSNDFYVSESRILLGDMTEKASSCNGTTAVANLSDNDKRLADEIKLLEAILLEVSDQCQANRTKQLLLSAETPTRYDAKQLYQYVAGQLEQKLPAIDWNRTLVDAFYATNGIGFEVASTIDKLKVLKLAKALPDHPITDLDSFQTEDMTNDIDSWM; this is translated from the exons ATGGCTGGAGTAAACCGTAAGCATCATCTACTAGCAACGATTGCCCTGCTATGGCTGGTGGCCGCCAGCTGCCTGCTCGAGTCGGTCGACGCTCGCAAAAGCCGGGGCAGCTCGAAGCGTTCCTCGCGCCGACCCAAGGGCGTCAATATTGAGATCTACCATCCGAAGGGTGTGATGGTGTGGTACCCGTACCGTGCCGGCATGGAACTGTTCGGCATCgagattttcatcaacaaggCAAACCaaccgtcgtcgtcgggcGACTCGAGTGAGGAAGAGTCCACACCGCCGGTGTGTGATATCTGTCTCAACACGACCGAAGTGTCGTACGGCAAGTTTATACTGCGCAGCGAGGACGCCGTGATCCGCAGCCGGGACCACGTGTACTACAATGCGATCGTGAAGAAAACCAGCGGCAAGGCGTACGTGTCCCGATCGAACGATTTCTACGTGTCGG AAAGTCGCATTCTGCTGGGTGATATGACCGAAAAGGCTAGCTCGTGCAATGGTACTACCGCCGTTGCAAACCTTTCCGACAACGATAAGCGGCTGGCGGATGAGATTAAGCTGCTGGAAGCGATTCTGCTCGAGGTCAGTGATCAGTGCCAGGCCAATCGTACCAAGCAGTTGCTGCTGAGTGCGGAAACACCGACCCGGTACGATGCCAAGCAGCTGTACCAGTATGTGGCAGGGCAGCTGGAACAGAAGCTGCCCGCGATCGACTGGAACCGGACGCTGGTGGATGCGTTTTACGCCACGAACGGTATTGGGTTTGAGGTGGCTTCCACCATCGACAAGCTGAAGGTGTTGAAGTTGGCCAAGGCGCTGCCGGACCATCCCATTACCGATCTGGACAGCTTCCAGACGGAGG